The following DNA comes from Xyrauchen texanus isolate HMW12.3.18 chromosome 21, RBS_HiC_50CHRs, whole genome shotgun sequence.
GAGAGGGTGTGAGGGAGGGTTGTGAAATTGCACACAGGCCTGATAATTGTCATTAGCCAGGTGAAGACGGAGCGGTCTAAATCAGCATTTGACCTGGATGTGCTGAGATCATTTCAATTTTAAGGCAGCACAGGGCAAAAACATCACAGTGAAATGTAAACTCTGCCTCAGCCTGGTTAATATCCTCTCAACTGCAAAGGATTCAACCTCAAATTTAATGAGGCATTTGAAggtatttttgcatgttttcttAACTTTCCTAACTGAACACCTGAccaacacattttaattattatttgaattattggaATGTGTCGCTAGGTGTTTGAAAGGGTTTTGTCCATCTAACGCatcaaaatgcccaaatacacATCATTTCATATTCACAATGTAATCCAATTGCATTAGCTTGTTTCGGTAATTACTTTTgtactctgctttatatatcaaaTTTTAATAAATGCCATATTGCTTTAGTGATGACTTTGAGGCCGTTTCTGTGATGTTGATTCTCAAATAATTGTTATGCGAACATTTAGCTTtctgctaagctaaaatgctatatcATGTGTCCTCTTTCAAATTTCATTCAGTGTCCCACATTCATTGGCTATCCATGTAATCAGAGGTCTAAGGAGGATTGTTCATTTATGGTCCTTTTTCTGAATCTGGATCTCGCAACTTGTAATTTtgctttaaataatataatatgacatttgtaaattacatttaaccATATCTAGCTTCTAGGTCTTTGAAGATCTAATACTATCTCCTCATAGATGGGCTCATCGATTACTTCTGTAATTGTGCCATACAATGGCTCAGTGGGCATATGTTCAGCTGCTGGTAATGTGTTCTGTTTAATTCGAATAGACACATTGATAGGTAAGATTTTGAGTGTGGAAGAGAAACACGGAAACAGCCTCTCAGTAAATTTGTGCCTGAAGGTGTATAGAGATCTGCTATACTCTGGATTAAACAAGCGCACAATTCCAGTCTCATAGTTCAGCTGCACTCTGATCCTCTCGGGTGGTGGACTAAATGTGAGGCTTTCAGGCTCAGCATCTGGTGCCCTGGCTTCACAGTCAATGCCGTAGCAGATCAGCTCCCAGAGACCATTCTCTGCCTCTTCAGGTGACTTTTCAAGAACAGATTCATTCATCACACCCACAGACCAGGTTGCAACATCTCCGATCTCAACCTCCCAGCAGTGTGTTCCTGAGTCAAAGCCTGATGAGCCCAAAACCCGAGGGGAGTTGGTAAATGGATTTGCAGGGAACTTATTTGGATGCTCTTCATCTTGAGAATTGTGCTGAAATCCAAAACTGGTCAGGTTCTCAGACAGGAACAGATTACCATGTGCAGTATTAGGATTGAGAGTCACAGGatctaaaaaaatacaattattggaTTATGGAGTGGTTACATGGCCAGTGAATATGCAACATAAAATGTACAAAGGTAGAAATAGTCTTTAAGGAAtacttcacacaaaaatgacttACAAGTTAAtgtgagaacttgcattgtttagtgctaaaaacTACGTAAATTCCCATGTGAACATGAACGTGCAACAgtttcaagattttcactgaaaaaaaaaatcattttgggttgtttctcaacaaaatgtattgtatgccttcagaagacttggaacatgATGCATGAGTTGCGTGGAATTAATTTATGATTATTTTGGTCCTTTAATGAGCTTTAAATTGAGACTatctactgccattgtattgaaaagacagactaTTATAATGAAGCTAAACTCATTGTGTTCCACATAAAGTCATGGGTATACTTCCATTTTTTCGTCCATTTTGGCCTGTCAAATGATACTCCATATAACTGTGCGTGCATGCACAGGTGGTTGGCACATGCGCGCTAAGACTACTATGAGACTCTggactttctcttcaggagtttagacccataaagatgcctTTATATTCTTTCAGACTCTATATCTCATTGACTTgtcatccactgttgttgtttttaccttaatCTTCTGAAGTTTAGCAGCAATTACATCTCCTTCTAGCACTTCTTTGTGACATCAGCAGCTCAAAATGAAAGTGTTGCCActttgtggacccactaattagtgcaaataactcaaGGCTCATTCTCCACATTCAAAGAGGAGCGGTTAAGAAAATCGTTTGCGTATGTTCAGTACTcatgcactctgctgatgacgaaatttgtgtCGTGTCCTGTATGCAGATGCTCAATGTTCGCGTCTGACCTAAGTATATTTgggcttaaataaaaaaaaaaaaggccttttgggtttggaacgacatgagtgtgagtaaattatgacattttgtgGTGAACTTTGCCTTTaatgtgtaattaaattaattcagcATTTTCTTCAAAAACTTCTACTCTAGTCATTTAAGTTGAGATCATTTAGGTCACTGTGATTAGCTTAGGGCATTTTAACACTTACAAAATTGTATAATTTCCTTCATTTTGGACCATAATTTGAAGTTTAGATTCCCCAGATGCTTAGACACATTGATCAGGGCATAAGAAGCTTTCTCTGGATCTTGCTTTACACCTTGAGTTCTGAAATATTAAGCATTTAAAgttattcaaatacatttaggAATATGACAAAAATATCAAAGATCACTGTTTTGCATGTCACAAAATTCAGACATATACAGTACTAACAAAGTTTACCTTTTCACTGAAAACTTGAAGTTCTGCAAAAAATATAAAGCAAAACTTTTAAGAACCTGAAATATTTATATAGTACAATTTCTGTTTCCCCATTATAGTGATTCTcgtaaaatatatttgaatttcaaTTATTCTTACCTTGAGAAATGTAATATCGTCATCTTGTATGGTTCTCTTTATGGCGCTTATGACATCAGTGATGTCACATATTTTTTGGCTGATCTCCCCAATTTTAATCTTTACATTCTCACACTTCTGCTTCTCTTCTTCCTGCAGAACAGCTATTCTCTTCACTTCTTCAGCACGTAGAAATTCACAGAGCATATTAACTTCCTGCTTTATAATTTTCTCTGTAATTTTGGTTTGCTTCTGcatgatttaaaagacatttgttAATACCATattcaattaaaggaatattctgggttcaaaacaagttaagctcaatcgacaacagtagttgcataatgttaattaccacaattctttttttttattgtcctttctttgctttttaaaaaacaaaactaaaatctgggttacagtgaggaatttacaatgtaattgaatgtggggccaatctgt
Coding sequences within:
- the LOC127661837 gene encoding zinc-binding protein A33-like, translated to MNRKSVHKNNLCCPVCHDIFTDPAVLSCSHSICKTCLFKTGSAKDSLLCPICGRISSKNNPPTNRALRKVCEAFSWEPDKESFFGHNELCSQHNENLKLFCLTDEEPVCLVCKMSKKHRKHSFCSIDEASYYRKEELNSEIEPLKQKLGDYEGVKQTLTDILEHIKKQTKITEKIIKQEVNMLCEFLRAEEVKRIAVLQEEEKQKCENVKIKIGEISQKICDITDVISAIKRTIQDDDITFLKNFKFSVKRTQGVKQDPEKASYALINVSKHLGNLNFKLWSKMKEIIQFYPVTLNPNTAHGNLFLSENLTSFGFQHNSQDEEHPNKFPANPFTNSPRVLGSSGFDSGTHCWEVEIGDVATWSVGVMNESVLEKSPEEAENGLWELICYGIDCEARAPDAEPESLTFSPPPERIRVQLNYETGIVRLFNPEYSRSLYTFRHKFTERLFPCFSSTLKILPINVSIRIKQNTLPAAEHMPTEPLYGTITEVIDEPIYEEIVLDLQRPRS